In Nitrosarchaeum sp., the following proteins share a genomic window:
- a CDS encoding DNA-binding protein encodes MAEFQSVAEVKKMRSGINLKAEVKSKGESRTVNLKTGGTVDVCDAIISDGADDMKLTLWGDDIKAVNVGDTVVITNGYTNEFKGEVSLTKGKFGKMEINPQ; translated from the coding sequence ATGGCAGAATTTCAATCAGTAGCAGAAGTAAAAAAAATGCGAAGTGGTATTAATCTTAAAGCTGAAGTAAAAAGTAAAGGAGAATCAAGAACAGTGAATCTCAAAACAGGAGGTACTGTTGATGTATGCGATGCAATAATATCTGACGGTGCAGATGACATGAAACTAACATTATGGGGAGATGACATTAAAGCAGTAAATGTAGGAGATACAGTAGTAATTACAAACGGATACACAAATGAATTCAAAGGAGAAGTTTCCTTAACAAAAGGCAAATTCGGCAAGATGGAAATCAATCCACAGTAA
- a CDS encoding HD domain-containing protein, with protein sequence MNVVTLLKKKVRGLMDNDSAHDFAHIMRVYKNAQMICKKERVNKKLVLCAVLLHDIVSYPKSDKRSKLSSIQSAEKSKKILKKFNFTNEEIQIISDAIRDHSFSQNKVPSTMVGKILQDADRLDAIGAIGIARVFAVGGFEKRPFYNVKDPFCKNRLPDDKIWTLDHFYQKLLKLESLMNTKSGKIEAKKRTKILTNFLNQLKNEIQ encoded by the coding sequence ATGAATGTTGTAACTTTGTTAAAAAAGAAAGTACGGGGGTTAATGGATAATGATTCTGCACACGACTTTGCTCATATAATGCGTGTGTATAAAAATGCTCAAATGATCTGTAAAAAAGAACGAGTAAACAAAAAACTTGTTCTCTGCGCAGTTTTGCTTCATGATATTGTTTCATATCCAAAGTCTGATAAACGTTCAAAGCTTTCTTCAATACAAAGTGCTGAAAAATCAAAAAAAATTTTAAAAAAATTTAATTTTACTAATGAAGAAATTCAAATAATTTCTGATGCCATACGTGATCATAGTTTCTCTCAAAATAAAGTTCCTTCAACTATGGTTGGTAAAATTCTTCAGGATGCTGATAGATTGGATGCCATTGGTGCGATAGGAATTGCTCGAGTTTTTGCAGTCGGTGGTTTTGAAAAAAGACCATTCTATAATGTAAAAGATCCATTTTGTAAAAATAGACTTCCAGACGATAAAATTTGGACCCTGGACCATTTTTATCAAAAACTACTCAAATTGGAATCCCTCATGAATACAAAATCTGGTAAAATTGAGGCCAAAAAAAGAACCAAAATTTTGACTAATTTTTTGAATCAACTAAAAAATGAAATTCAATAG
- a CDS encoding cobalamin-dependent protein (Presence of a B(12) (cobalamin)-binding domain implies dependence on cobalamin itself, in one of its several forms, or in some unusual lineages, dependence on a cobalamin-like analog.) has translation MVYIRAKKVKSDNYLYLVKSVWNSKKNTSKQEIVKYLGKASEVVKDDIPLDYRNDPKILAILASHNPKDITKREESTKKLKQSLYKKLTDGDIQSSVKIYEEYIKIFEPVDFFDKILRPVMYKIGEDWADNTISIATEHVASNVAQTLVKIIMDKVSGSANKKKILVCVPLGEEHHLGCDVLETYLSIKGFKVYNIGTAIPTESILSFIEYNKPDIVLLSITLEDNIPAGQRLVKKIKDQYNIPILVGGFAFQSEKTHKFNAKVIQDVNLDEIPKIIRTT, from the coding sequence ATGGTATACATTAGAGCTAAAAAAGTAAAATCAGATAATTATCTATACTTAGTAAAAAGTGTCTGGAATTCTAAAAAAAATACATCAAAACAAGAAATTGTAAAATATTTAGGAAAAGCATCTGAAGTGGTTAAAGATGACATACCACTAGACTATAGAAATGATCCAAAAATATTAGCAATTTTGGCATCACATAATCCAAAAGACATAACAAAAAGAGAGGAATCAACAAAAAAATTAAAGCAATCACTTTACAAAAAATTAACTGATGGTGATATCCAATCATCTGTAAAAATTTATGAAGAATATATAAAAATTTTCGAACCAGTTGATTTTTTTGATAAGATTTTAAGGCCAGTGATGTATAAAATAGGAGAAGACTGGGCAGACAATACAATCAGCATAGCAACAGAACATGTTGCAAGTAATGTTGCCCAAACACTAGTTAAAATCATAATGGATAAAGTGTCAGGTAGTGCAAACAAAAAGAAAATCCTAGTATGTGTTCCACTTGGAGAAGAGCATCATTTAGGATGTGATGTGTTAGAGACATATCTTTCAATAAAAGGATTTAAAGTATACAACATAGGAACAGCAATACCTACAGAATCAATACTTAGTTTTATTGAATATAACAAACCAGACATAGTATTGCTTTCAATAACTTTGGAAGACAATATACCAGCAGGTCAAAGATTAGTCAAGAAAATAAAAGATCAATACAATATTCCAATATTAGTAGGTGGATTTGCATTTCAATCTGAAAAAACTCATAAATTTAATGCCAAAGTTATTCAGGATGTAAATTTAGATGAAATTCCAAAAATTATCAGAACGACATAA
- a CDS encoding NAD(P)H-binding protein: MTQKIDNHTSPELRPYSILVTGAAGFIGSRLISTLSYSGFTVKGMSRRKLSNTHNVKYVQADVFDVEQLEKAMTGIDIVYYLLHSMEGDKDHWREFAARERIQAQNFLKTATKANVKRIIYLGGLVNDSLELSPHMQSRKEVGEILASGVIPVTQLRASLIIGAQGGSYAMLRYLVERLRIMVTPSWVKSLAQPIAVDDVIKYLIGCMNHPETSGKIYEIGGPDKMTYEELMRVYSAYLNKNLFVIQIPFLTTRLSSYWVDLITPVKASLARPLIDSLVHDTVVNDDSITKIIPIRLKSVRESIDIATKEMRENPPKINSREEKTGFQINQKLLLGSLIAMAIIGTTYYWLDDRPEVYAPIWFLAGIIWYVGIASAIIFVNSKTRLGFMISGILSWMTLIFWSLDNFNLIFNTSILVASPNEMFTLRNFIGIPVVSIAIIASHNTFHKVIDYQNKGKPV; encoded by the coding sequence ATGACTCAAAAAATAGATAATCATACATCTCCTGAACTTCGTCCTTATTCCATATTGGTTACGGGGGCTGCAGGATTTATTGGTTCTAGGTTAATTTCAACATTATCTTATTCTGGTTTTACTGTTAAGGGGATGAGTAGAAGAAAGCTTTCTAATACACATAATGTAAAATATGTTCAAGCTGATGTTTTTGATGTTGAACAATTAGAAAAAGCAATGACTGGAATTGACATTGTGTATTATCTTCTCCATTCAATGGAAGGAGATAAGGATCACTGGAGAGAATTTGCAGCTAGAGAAAGAATTCAAGCTCAAAATTTTCTCAAAACAGCTACCAAAGCTAATGTAAAAAGAATAATCTATCTTGGTGGGTTAGTAAATGATAGCTTGGAATTATCTCCTCACATGCAGAGCAGAAAAGAAGTTGGTGAAATCCTCGCCTCTGGTGTTATTCCTGTTACTCAATTAAGAGCATCTCTGATTATTGGTGCTCAAGGAGGTTCATATGCAATGCTCAGATATCTTGTAGAAAGACTACGAATAATGGTTACCCCATCATGGGTGAAATCACTTGCACAACCAATTGCAGTTGATGATGTTATAAAATATCTTATAGGCTGCATGAATCATCCTGAAACAAGTGGTAAAATCTATGAAATTGGGGGTCCAGATAAAATGACCTATGAAGAATTGATGCGTGTATACTCTGCTTATCTAAATAAAAATCTCTTTGTAATCCAAATTCCATTTTTAACAACTAGGCTTTCATCTTATTGGGTGGATCTAATTACCCCTGTGAAGGCTTCACTAGCACGACCTTTAATTGATAGTTTAGTTCATGATACTGTCGTAAATGATGATTCTATTACTAAAATTATTCCAATTCGATTAAAATCAGTTAGAGAATCAATTGATATTGCAACAAAAGAGATGAGAGAAAATCCTCCCAAAATAAATTCAAGAGAAGAAAAAACTGGTTTTCAAATAAATCAAAAACTCTTACTTGGCTCTTTAATTGCGATGGCAATAATTGGAACTACATATTATTGGCTTGATGATAGGCCTGAAGTTTATGCGCCTATTTGGTTTTTAGCTGGAATTATTTGGTATGTCGGAATTGCATCTGCCATTATTTTTGTTAATAGTAAAACCAGATTGGGATTTATGATTAGTGGTATTTTGTCTTGGATGACTCTGATTTTTTGGTCACTTGATAACTTCAATCTTATTTTTAATACTTCCATATTGGTCGCATCTCCAAATGAAATGTTTACTTTAAGGAATTTTATAGGAATTCCTGTTGTATCGATTGCCATAATTGCATCCCATAACACTTTTCACAAGGTAATTGATTATCAAAATAAAGGAAAACCAGTTTAG